Proteins encoded in a region of the Zea mays cultivar B73 chromosome 2, Zm-B73-REFERENCE-NAM-5.0, whole genome shotgun sequence genome:
- the LOC118476441 gene encoding putative ATP synthase protein YMF19, giving the protein MPQLDKLTYFSQFFWLCLLLFTFYILFYNNNNGILGISRILKLRNQLLSHRGNKIRSKDPNNLEDISRKGFSTGLSYMYSSLSEVSQWTVDYLGKRRKITLISDFGEISGSRGMERQILYLISKSSYNTSSSRITCWKNIMLTHVPHGPGSII; this is encoded by the coding sequence ATGCCTCAACTTGATAAATTGACTTATTTCTCACAATTCTTCTGGTTATGCCTTCTCCTCTTTACTTTTTATATTCTcttttataataataataatggaaTACTTGGAATTAGCAGAATTCTCAAACTACGGAACCAACTGCTTTCGCACCGGGGGAACAAGATCCGGAGCAAGGACCctaataatttggaagatatcTCGAGAAAAGGTTTTAGCACCGGTCTCTCATATATGTACTCCAGTTTATCCGAAGTATCCCAATGGACCGTCGACTATTTGGGAAAAAGGAGGAAAATCACTCTGATCTCAGATTTCGGAGAAATAAGTGGCTCACGAGGAATGGAGAGACAGATTCTCTATTTGATCTCGAAGTCCTCATATAACACTTCTTCCAGTCGGATCACTTGTTGGAAAAACATAATGCTCACACATGTTCCACACGGGCCAGGAAGCATAATCTAA